The Nitrosomonas communis genome has a segment encoding these proteins:
- a CDS encoding NAD(P)/FAD-dependent oxidoreductase — MKDSILIIGGGPAGLALAIVLSRTGLDVWVTELSNYTQLRIGEHLPPSGVQALNMLVPNNLLFNENHLNSSGVDAYWGHLAPNRMDYLFHPIGVGVNLSRPAFDRDLALGCREAGANIVLSTVLLSAEWKRTYWLATLKSLSGIIDLYPKLIVDATGRRARFARIQGASVKADDQQFAVINMRTNRNEFVDGGRVLIEATENGWWYRAPLASDRSVTMYMTDADMLPRGGKATLHAWWINQLHKTNHVGANMTNCVSGRGLVVRCARSQRLSYASGDGWLAVGDAAIALDPLASRGISKGLEEAWHSADIVLRYLSGSANVLHEYADKVIQSYSEYKKLRHSYYLTETRWPMAKFWRRRQYQT; from the coding sequence GTGAAGGATTCTATATTAATTATTGGAGGTGGACCGGCCGGATTGGCGCTAGCAATTGTACTGTCACGAACTGGATTGGATGTATGGGTTACAGAATTAAGCAATTACACCCAGCTGCGGATTGGTGAACACCTGCCCCCAAGTGGTGTGCAAGCACTTAATATGCTCGTGCCGAATAATCTTTTGTTCAATGAAAATCACTTAAACAGTAGTGGTGTCGATGCATACTGGGGTCACTTGGCTCCAAATCGGATGGATTACCTATTTCATCCGATTGGAGTTGGAGTAAATTTATCTCGCCCAGCATTTGACCGAGATCTTGCATTAGGTTGCCGAGAGGCTGGTGCCAATATCGTATTATCCACAGTTCTACTATCTGCAGAATGGAAGCGAACATATTGGTTGGCAACCTTGAAATCACTAAGTGGGATAATTGATTTATACCCTAAGCTCATAGTTGACGCGACTGGACGTCGTGCTCGCTTTGCTCGAATCCAAGGCGCAAGCGTTAAAGCCGACGATCAGCAGTTTGCTGTGATAAATATGCGAACGAATAGAAATGAATTCGTGGATGGAGGTCGGGTGCTTATCGAGGCTACTGAAAATGGTTGGTGGTATCGCGCGCCATTAGCATCGGACCGATCGGTTACCATGTACATGACCGATGCTGATATGTTACCACGAGGAGGCAAAGCGACACTGCATGCGTGGTGGATTAACCAACTTCATAAAACTAATCATGTTGGTGCGAACATGACTAACTGTGTTTCTGGAAGAGGGTTGGTGGTCAGGTGTGCGCGCTCGCAACGTCTCTCATACGCATCGGGAGATGGCTGGCTCGCAGTTGGGGATGCAGCCATTGCTCTTGATCCTTTGGCATCAAGAGGGATTTCCAAGGGTTTGGAAGAAGCATGGCACTCAGCTGATATCGTGTTGCGCTATTTATCGGGCAGTGCGAATGTACTACACGAGTATGCTGATAAGGTTATTCAATCCTATAGTGAATATAAGAAATTACGCCATAGCTACTATCTTACTGAAACACGATGGCCTATGGCGAAATTCTGGCGTCGTCGACAGTACCAAACTTGA
- a CDS encoding FAD-dependent monooxygenase — protein sequence MTYEANTLSVWDTKSTAVQNLLSEMGNAARYSKETSMDVEVLIVGAGPTGSMLANQLARRGMRPLIINRHSGPAQQTRAMAVQARTLEIYSKMGLNEQHTH from the coding sequence TTGACATATGAGGCTAATACTCTCTCTGTATGGGATACTAAATCAACAGCAGTTCAAAATTTATTATCTGAGATGGGTAATGCAGCACGCTACTCAAAGGAGACGTCAATGGATGTGGAAGTACTGATTGTCGGAGCGGGCCCGACCGGATCGATGCTCGCAAACCAGTTGGCACGTCGAGGGATGCGTCCTCTGATCATCAATCGTCATTCAGGACCGGCACAGCAGACGCGGGCGATGGCAGTACAGGCACGCACGCTCGAAATCTATTCGAAGATGGGTCTCAACGAGCAGCACACGCATTAG
- a CDS encoding beta-galactosidase trimerization domain-containing protein, translated as MGGIISKYYSLLLSVKMYIEKRRWMDLKGLTVSFILALLGIFASLSLTNTAQAEEPAAFNSWVKTARIGGAELFTEMTAQEMGQIISNMVSQKVTVIEADSNLSSYLTDAQFEQELALMRSFAAEAHKRGLRVVWYYPSLEVLTPNGKNLEHTMFKDHPDWVQIGIDGQPNVFYGGSGRIHWVEKDAESAWMSPQSPYKDYFLDRVRKIAATGIDGLWLDVPLFNDIGVDWAGFDPYAIAKFKADTGLDAPVAENWTDPTWRRWIAWRRQEIALFLRDVASAGRAINPEFPLIVETVTLDYNATTAIALDGADLKNLEGITHVWEIDALSDGNGMRSSLEDDWISLIAMNKFGRAASGKKPSWVFTYGQLSDDAELVMAEALATRNNPYETKIPQMTTSVGADYRTRMFGWAQENSPYLFETQPGARVAVLYSSASRDYVDQAAGVGLYTDTTSNDPLWWTTNQLDSAYERQYLAEYRGMVKMLVHQHIPFEIVVNPVDSAELKPYETVILPAVQAISDTEAAILQQYVENGGNLIVTGANPTALDEYGTARADYALADLLGFSKSDSLPAEKQNTFGTGSVLFFSASLGKDYFVSSDATALEKLSGAVQATNTMPLTTDADRRVHFELSQLGNQTILQFVNFIGVNGSFTVEPTTFSVNLKIPDGKEVTGVALTSPDSTNTPGLRPLDYTASNQQIIFNVMLNQYALVVVSYDDTQASSNNHTPIASK; from the coding sequence ATGGGTGGCATTATCAGCAAATATTATTCCTTACTACTATCAGTTAAAATGTATATTGAAAAAAGAAGATGGATGGATCTGAAAGGACTGACAGTTTCTTTTATTTTAGCTTTGCTAGGCATATTTGCTTCTCTCAGCTTGACTAATACTGCCCAAGCGGAGGAACCTGCTGCGTTTAATAGCTGGGTCAAAACTGCTAGGATTGGTGGTGCCGAGCTATTTACAGAAATGACAGCGCAAGAGATGGGCCAGATCATCTCTAATATGGTGTCCCAGAAGGTCACCGTTATCGAGGCTGATTCTAATCTCTCTAGCTACCTGACCGATGCCCAGTTCGAGCAGGAACTAGCGCTCATGCGCAGCTTCGCGGCCGAGGCCCATAAACGGGGCCTTAGGGTAGTTTGGTATTACCCGAGCCTGGAAGTGTTAACTCCCAATGGCAAAAATCTTGAGCACACTATGTTTAAAGATCACCCGGATTGGGTACAAATTGGCATAGACGGCCAACCTAATGTGTTTTATGGCGGTAGTGGCCGCATTCACTGGGTCGAGAAGGACGCGGAAAGTGCTTGGATGTCGCCTCAGTCACCTTATAAGGATTATTTTCTTGACCGTGTCCGAAAGATAGCAGCCACAGGAATCGATGGTTTATGGTTAGACGTTCCCCTGTTTAACGATATTGGCGTAGACTGGGCCGGCTTTGATCCCTATGCAATTGCAAAGTTTAAAGCTGATACAGGTCTTGATGCACCAGTGGCCGAAAACTGGACGGATCCAACCTGGAGGCGTTGGATTGCTTGGCGCCGCCAAGAGATAGCTTTGTTTTTACGTGATGTGGCGAGCGCAGGCCGGGCTATCAATCCCGAATTCCCTCTAATTGTTGAAACTGTCACTCTAGATTACAACGCGACGACTGCTATTGCGTTAGATGGAGCCGACTTGAAGAATTTGGAAGGAATCACGCACGTCTGGGAAATCGATGCATTGAGCGATGGGAATGGTATGCGCTCTTCTTTAGAAGACGATTGGATATCTCTCATCGCTATGAACAAATTCGGACGAGCGGCCTCAGGTAAAAAGCCATCCTGGGTGTTTACTTATGGTCAGCTTAGCGATGATGCTGAATTGGTGATGGCAGAAGCCTTGGCTACACGCAACAATCCATATGAAACAAAAATCCCGCAAATGACCACGTCTGTAGGCGCCGACTACCGTACCCGTATGTTTGGTTGGGCTCAAGAAAACTCGCCCTATTTATTTGAAACGCAACCTGGTGCGCGAGTTGCAGTTCTTTACTCGTCCGCGAGTCGTGACTATGTTGATCAAGCGGCGGGAGTCGGGCTATATACTGATACGACATCTAACGACCCGCTTTGGTGGACTACCAACCAGCTTGACAGCGCCTACGAACGGCAATATTTAGCTGAGTATCGCGGTATGGTGAAAATGCTGGTGCATCAACATATTCCTTTTGAAATCGTTGTCAATCCAGTTGATTCAGCAGAGCTAAAGCCCTATGAAACAGTAATCTTGCCAGCAGTTCAGGCAATTTCTGATACCGAAGCCGCAATCCTGCAGCAGTATGTCGAAAACGGCGGCAATCTGATTGTAACGGGCGCCAATCCCACCGCTCTGGATGAATATGGAACTGCTCGAGCTGACTATGCTTTAGCCGATCTGCTGGGATTTAGCAAGAGCGACTCGCTTCCTGCCGAGAAGCAAAACACATTTGGTACTGGTAGCGTACTTTTCTTTTCTGCCTCGTTGGGGAAAGACTATTTTGTCTCCAGCGATGCAACAGCACTCGAGAAATTATCTGGTGCCGTTCAGGCAACCAATACAATGCCCTTGACAACCGATGCGGACCGCCGCGTCCATTTCGAGTTATCTCAGCTTGGCAACCAGACGATTCTGCAATTCGTGAATTTTATCGGTGTCAATGGCTCTTTTACAGTAGAGCCAACTACTTTCTCCGTCAATCTTAAGATTCCGGATGGCAAGGAAGTAACTGGTGTAGCATTGACCTCGCCCGACTCGACTAATACACCCGGATTGAGACCGCTTGATTATACGGCATCAAACCAGCAAATTATTTTTAATGTAATGCTAAACCAATATGCACTCGTCGTGGTCTCTTATGATGACACACAAGCGTCTTCCAACAATCATACGCCAATCGCTAGCAAATAA
- a CDS encoding IS3 family transposase, whose translation MIEPHGKLSQTRQCQLLDLARSTYYYQPQPISNADLVLLRMMDEQYLKTPQYGSRSYATWFQRQGIMLGRKKASSLMKTLGIVSIAPKPRTSISSKQHKVYPYLLRELVINKPNQVWAADITYVPMEKGFGYLVAIIDWHSRKVLSWRLSNTLDTDFCTQALEAAIQDYGCPQIMNTDQGVQFTSEAFTSILKDHHIQISMDGKGCYYDNIFVERLWRTVKYELLYTREFNNLKEIKQNLSTWFEWYNQERFHQSLDRLTPDEIYYSDPRIDRVA comes from the coding sequence ATGATTGAGCCCCATGGCAAACTTAGTCAAACTCGTCAATGTCAGCTGCTGGATCTGGCGCGCTCAACTTATTATTATCAACCGCAACCAATCAGTAATGCTGATCTGGTTCTGCTGCGCATGATGGATGAACAGTACTTAAAGACGCCACAATATGGCTCACGCAGTTATGCTACCTGGTTTCAGCGCCAGGGAATCATGTTAGGGCGCAAGAAAGCCTCTTCCTTAATGAAGACACTCGGTATTGTCAGCATAGCTCCAAAACCCAGGACCAGCATCTCAAGCAAACAGCATAAGGTCTATCCTTATCTGCTTAGAGAACTTGTCATTAATAAACCCAATCAGGTTTGGGCTGCCGACATAACCTATGTCCCCATGGAGAAAGGCTTTGGCTATCTGGTTGCCATCATCGACTGGCATTCGCGTAAGGTGTTGAGCTGGCGCTTGTCCAATACCTTGGATACTGACTTTTGTACTCAGGCGCTGGAGGCAGCCATCCAGGATTATGGCTGTCCACAGATCATGAATACCGACCAGGGCGTACAGTTTACCAGCGAAGCATTTACCTCCATACTAAAAGATCATCATATTCAGATCAGCATGGATGGCAAGGGGTGCTACTATGACAACATTTTTGTTGAACGACTTTGGCGGACAGTTAAGTATGAGCTTTTATATACCAGAGAATTCAATAATCTGAAGGAGATAAAGCAGAATTTATCCACATGGTTTGAATGGTACAATCAAGAACGATTTCATCAAAGCCTTGACCGTCTTACGCCTGATGAAATCTACTATAGTGATCCAAGAATTGATCGGGTTGCCTGA
- a CDS encoding IS3 family transposase, which yields MSKKRIQYSSEFKAKLALAAIRGDETVPQLAARYNVHPTQINSWKRQLIEQAAELFCKNNTAANKEQPTTDDLHRVIGQLAVERDFLARKLNH from the coding sequence ATGAGTAAAAAGCGCATACAATATTCGAGCGAATTCAAAGCAAAACTAGCGCTGGCAGCGATACGTGGTGATGAAACTGTCCCCCAATTAGCAGCGCGTTATAATGTACATCCCACGCAGATCAATAGCTGGAAACGGCAACTCATTGAGCAAGCTGCCGAGCTGTTTTGTAAAAATAATACTGCCGCCAATAAGGAGCAGCCTACAACAGATGACCTGCACCGGGTTATTGGTCAATTGGCGGTAGAACGCGATTTTTTAGCAAGAAAGCTCAATCATTAA
- a CDS encoding GGDEF domain-containing protein: protein MIAMRNVVPEWLALSLAQMLIAMGFIILWDGFRRFVGRAPLSRPILMVLIVFAIGLIVASNVLQSLSFRTSSNALWVALLSAMVAQELLSAARPWEITMRVSGWLYAISAALFFVRSFAVATSDATVDPWSPDGPTPLMLLWWLCFTMGATLGMVLMASERLQKELDHQASHDPLTGALNRRALLMFAEKELARCRRNGQPLSVLMMDLDHFKAINDHFGHQGGDEFLCRFVSSSQRVLRTEDVFCRFGGEEFLALLPGITSEQALLVAERIRSAYRSEMENITTISLPFNATVSIGISQYRPEEEIDDVILRADTALYQAKANGRNRCELMEFCGAE from the coding sequence ATGATTGCTATGCGCAATGTTGTTCCCGAATGGTTGGCATTATCATTGGCGCAAATGCTCATCGCGATGGGCTTCATTATCCTATGGGATGGTTTCCGCCGGTTTGTAGGCCGCGCTCCGTTGTCGCGTCCAATTCTGATGGTCCTTATTGTGTTTGCAATTGGTTTGATCGTGGCTTCGAACGTGTTGCAGTCGTTGAGTTTTCGCACGTCGAGCAACGCCTTATGGGTAGCGCTGCTTTCGGCCATGGTTGCACAGGAGCTATTATCGGCCGCCCGTCCGTGGGAAATTACGATGCGTGTTTCGGGCTGGCTTTACGCGATCAGCGCAGCGCTATTCTTTGTTCGCAGCTTCGCAGTAGCGACGAGTGACGCAACCGTTGACCCTTGGAGTCCGGATGGGCCAACCCCGTTGATGTTGCTCTGGTGGCTGTGCTTCACTATGGGCGCGACGCTCGGCATGGTGCTCATGGCAAGTGAACGGCTTCAGAAGGAGCTAGACCATCAGGCGAGCCACGACCCGCTCACTGGAGCCCTTAACCGTCGTGCCTTATTGATGTTTGCAGAAAAGGAGCTGGCCCGTTGCCGACGCAATGGACAACCCTTGTCTGTACTGATGATGGATCTGGACCACTTTAAGGCCATCAATGATCACTTCGGTCACCAAGGCGGCGATGAGTTCCTATGTCGCTTCGTGTCTTCTTCCCAGCGGGTGTTACGTACCGAGGATGTGTTCTGTCGCTTTGGCGGCGAAGAATTCCTGGCGCTTCTTCCGGGCATTACTTCCGAACAAGCATTGCTGGTTGCAGAGCGCATCCGTAGCGCCTACCGGAGTGAGATGGAGAACATCACGACGATTTCCCTTCCGTTCAACGCCACGGTTAGTATCGGAATCAGCCAATACCGCCCTGAGGAAGAGATTGACGATGTCATCCTCCGTGCTGACACCGCCCTTTACCAAGCGAAAGCGAATGGGCGCAACCGATGCGAATTGATGGAATTTTGTGGAGCGGAGTAG
- a CDS encoding di-heme-cytochrome C peroxidase — translation MLKIGFVSRIGSIVSVFAWLLPAILFAAETVTIDQGTEWTAATRNDFYSRDQGSQIMPLRWIVALKQPNGKPFMDESLSRYGYLINEASRPAGLPVGFTVNSGGNGQEIGMSCAACHTRQIEVAGTSYRIDGGPGIVDFQSFLADLDIAVNTVLTNQQAFIDFAHAVLGSSSTSADKEKLREEVKAWYLPYHTLIERALPTQPWGPARLDAVSMIFNRLAGLDIGPAPTYMIPENIQPANAPVRYPFLWNAAIQDKTQWPGFASNGNSILALSRNLGEVYGVFAIFHPKKDVDDILGIDYLATNSANFSGLLALEDLIKKIGPPKWPWQIDQTLANKGKEIYERKTQAGGCADCHGIAPGETRFFEQKTWKTPILDVDTDSKEYEILGRTVKTGVLEGAKIPFLAAPLKPVDTAFNVLGTAVLGSILQHYIPILSKIKDRAQADSLKSPFPPETESLRDAFIVPAVPEKIAKPAKPTYAYESRVLQGIWAAAPYLHNGSVPTLAELLKPAAERVSSFKVGPVYDIVNIGISAEQTKFDYTLQTTDCSDRNSGNSRCGHEFGTTLSSDEKKALLEYLKTL, via the coding sequence ATGTTGAAAATCGGGTTTGTATCCCGGATTGGCAGTATCGTCTCAGTATTTGCCTGGCTGTTACCTGCGATTTTATTCGCCGCAGAAACGGTGACTATCGATCAAGGCACAGAGTGGACAGCTGCTACCCGGAACGACTTCTATAGCCGAGATCAAGGATCTCAGATTATGCCGCTTCGATGGATAGTCGCTTTAAAGCAGCCAAATGGCAAGCCATTTATGGATGAAAGCCTTAGTCGTTATGGTTATTTAATCAATGAAGCAAGCCGGCCCGCCGGGTTGCCGGTTGGATTTACTGTTAACAGCGGGGGGAACGGACAGGAAATAGGCATGAGTTGTGCTGCCTGCCATACGCGTCAAATCGAGGTTGCTGGTACTTCATATCGAATCGATGGCGGCCCTGGAATCGTTGATTTCCAAAGTTTCCTTGCTGATCTCGATATTGCGGTGAATACGGTCTTGACGAACCAACAAGCATTCATCGATTTCGCTCATGCCGTACTCGGCTCGTCATCAACTTCGGCAGATAAGGAGAAACTACGAGAGGAAGTAAAAGCCTGGTATCTACCTTACCATACATTGATAGAACGCGCACTCCCCACGCAGCCTTGGGGCCCTGCAAGACTCGATGCTGTATCGATGATCTTCAATCGGCTCGCTGGGCTAGACATCGGTCCTGCCCCTACTTACATGATCCCTGAAAATATCCAGCCAGCTAATGCACCGGTACGTTATCCGTTTCTCTGGAATGCTGCAATTCAGGACAAAACACAATGGCCTGGTTTCGCCAGTAATGGCAACAGCATACTGGCGCTTTCCCGAAATCTCGGAGAAGTTTACGGAGTATTTGCTATTTTTCATCCTAAAAAGGATGTGGACGATATACTCGGTATTGACTATCTAGCCACTAATTCGGCTAATTTCTCGGGATTACTCGCATTGGAAGATTTGATTAAAAAAATTGGTCCTCCCAAATGGCCATGGCAGATAGATCAAACCCTTGCCAACAAAGGTAAAGAAATTTATGAACGCAAGACTCAAGCAGGTGGTTGCGCTGATTGTCATGGTATTGCACCCGGTGAAACCAGGTTTTTCGAGCAAAAAACTTGGAAAACTCCCATTCTGGATGTTGATACGGATTCAAAGGAATATGAAATTCTCGGTCGTACTGTGAAAACAGGTGTGCTTGAAGGTGCAAAAATTCCATTTCTCGCTGCTCCACTCAAGCCAGTTGATACCGCCTTCAACGTTCTGGGAACCGCTGTCCTCGGCTCTATTCTCCAGCATTACATTCCCATTCTATCGAAGATCAAGGATAGGGCACAAGCAGATAGTCTGAAGTCACCTTTTCCACCCGAAACTGAATCTCTCCGAGACGCATTTATTGTACCGGCTGTACCTGAAAAAATAGCCAAACCAGCTAAACCTACTTACGCGTATGAATCAAGAGTTCTTCAAGGAATCTGGGCTGCTGCACCTTACCTTCACAATGGTTCTGTACCCACATTAGCGGAGTTGCTGAAGCCAGCAGCCGAACGAGTCAGTTCATTCAAAGTTGGTCCGGTTTATGATATCGTCAATATCGGAATTTCTGCTGAGCAAACTAAGTTTGATTATACGTTGCAGACAACGGATTGCAGTGACCGAAATTCCGGTAATAGCCGATGCGGTCACGAATTTGGTACCACACTTTCCTCAGACGAGAAAAAAGCTTTGCTTGAGTATCTCAAAACGCTCTAA
- a CDS encoding S8 family peptidase has protein sequence MANQREPKDEINDAMFDRPRVVIRFRDGIQLADRPDLEDQIEHTGIGPWKKLTEEFPGLKLSPVFTHFKGSDLQELTRRAMEMDPTYKPTNFSAFYYIDAPPETDLVELVKTLLRWNSVRAAYIDQAGPDPVVNAADDPRSVNQGYLDPSPDGIDAEYAWAFVGGDGAGQRFIDLERGWTLNHEDITAHGASLLHGTLLDSSRAHGTSVLGEICAVDNAVGCIGIVPNIASVDVVSYNGSTRPDAIFAAITNLNFGDVLLLEAQVYLNGTTLLGPIEAYDAEYEAIRLGTALGIIVVEAGGNGTDNGSTPPLDMDTYTTLAGQAILNRDAANPDFRDSGAIIVTAASSTAPHTRLAYAPHGRRIDCYAWGQNINTLSSDAGGSTTAYTAGFGGTSGASPIITGAALAVQGRAEAQLGFRFSPRQIRAILSNPVTGTPSSITETTQIGVMPNLRNIFDTVFNTAPDIYIRDFVGDTGEPHTGAISASPDIILRPTAVANPQAEFGVDSGTENIATLGSTAEIGQDNYIYVRVLNQGGSPAANVEATVFWSPVATLVTPDLWTLVGTTILPNVPIGEQLTVSDAIVWQQADIPGPGHYCFVGLVGNAADPAPGPADFLNWDNFRRFIRENNNVTWRNFNVENNDPDVEDPTVPKGFKALKFLAPGTPDKARYMALEVIGKLPDGAKAVLEVPLIFYELLHECHQLGMASIDRKRAVALIPVNPHGRMHFGEVLFPIKSRTALRLLVQIPERHRKEAYQIAVRQIWKCEEVGRVTWQLQPKQASKGMK, from the coding sequence ATGGCAAACCAACGTGAACCAAAGGATGAGATTAATGACGCGATGTTTGATCGCCCGAGAGTAGTCATCCGCTTCCGTGATGGTATTCAGCTAGCTGACCGACCTGACCTGGAAGATCAGATCGAGCATACGGGTATCGGGCCGTGGAAGAAGTTGACAGAGGAGTTCCCCGGCCTCAAGTTAAGCCCAGTCTTCACTCATTTCAAAGGAAGCGACTTACAGGAATTGACGCGCCGCGCGATGGAGATGGATCCGACTTACAAACCTACCAACTTCAGCGCATTCTACTATATTGATGCACCGCCCGAGACCGACCTTGTTGAACTGGTCAAGACGCTCCTGCGCTGGAACAGCGTTCGAGCAGCATATATCGACCAGGCTGGGCCTGATCCAGTCGTCAATGCAGCAGATGATCCCCGCTCCGTGAATCAGGGCTACCTCGATCCCTCGCCAGACGGTATCGATGCGGAGTACGCTTGGGCATTTGTTGGCGGCGACGGTGCAGGACAGCGGTTCATCGACCTGGAGCGAGGCTGGACGCTGAACCATGAAGATATTACGGCGCACGGGGCGTCGCTGCTGCATGGCACGTTACTTGACAGTTCTCGCGCCCACGGCACCTCAGTCCTGGGCGAAATCTGCGCTGTGGACAATGCGGTTGGGTGTATCGGAATCGTCCCAAATATCGCTTCTGTGGATGTCGTGTCTTACAACGGGAGCACACGCCCGGATGCGATCTTCGCCGCCATCACTAACCTGAACTTCGGTGACGTTCTGTTGTTGGAAGCCCAGGTCTATCTCAACGGTACAACTCTGCTCGGACCGATTGAGGCATATGATGCCGAGTACGAAGCCATCCGGCTGGGCACAGCGCTCGGCATCATCGTGGTCGAAGCAGGTGGGAACGGGACTGACAACGGCTCCACACCACCGCTAGATATGGACACATACACCACCTTGGCGGGTCAGGCGATCCTCAACCGCGATGCTGCTAATCCAGATTTTCGAGACTCGGGGGCGATCATCGTTACCGCTGCGAGTTCGACGGCACCTCATACCCGACTGGCCTATGCGCCCCACGGCAGGCGTATTGACTGCTATGCCTGGGGTCAGAACATCAACACCCTGTCCTCTGACGCAGGCGGCTCGACCACTGCCTATACGGCCGGCTTCGGTGGTACGTCAGGCGCTTCACCCATCATCACCGGCGCAGCATTAGCAGTGCAGGGTCGCGCGGAAGCGCAGTTAGGCTTCCGCTTCAGCCCCCGGCAGATACGGGCCATACTGAGTAATCCGGTGACAGGGACACCATCTTCCATAACCGAAACCACGCAGATCGGGGTTATGCCCAATTTACGCAACATTTTTGACACGGTCTTCAACACTGCACCGGACATCTACATTCGTGACTTCGTTGGCGATACCGGCGAGCCGCACACCGGTGCCATTTCTGCGAGCCCTGACATCATACTCAGACCCACGGCGGTCGCAAACCCGCAGGCCGAGTTCGGAGTGGACAGCGGCACCGAGAACATTGCGACGCTAGGATCGACAGCGGAAATCGGCCAGGATAACTATATCTATGTGCGCGTGTTGAACCAAGGCGGTTCGCCTGCAGCGAACGTCGAGGCTACTGTTTTTTGGTCTCCTGTCGCCACGCTGGTGACACCGGACCTGTGGACGCTGGTGGGCACGACCATCCTTCCGAATGTGCCGATTGGCGAGCAACTGACCGTGTCAGACGCCATCGTCTGGCAACAAGCCGATATACCTGGCCCCGGGCACTATTGCTTTGTCGGGCTGGTCGGCAACGCCGCAGATCCGGCGCCAGGTCCAGCTGATTTCTTAAATTGGGACAACTTCCGGCGCTTCATTCGGGAAAATAATAATGTCACTTGGCGGAACTTCAACGTCGAAAACAACGATCCCGACGTGGAAGATCCGACGGTTCCTAAAGGTTTTAAGGCGCTCAAGTTCCTTGCGCCAGGCACGCCAGACAAGGCCCGATATATGGCACTAGAAGTGATAGGGAAACTCCCGGATGGGGCCAAGGCAGTGCTTGAAGTACCGCTGATTTTCTACGAGCTGCTCCATGAGTGCCATCAGCTCGGTATGGCATCGATAGACCGCAAACGCGCCGTTGCGCTTATCCCGGTCAATCCGCACGGGCGCATGCATTTCGGCGAGGTTTTGTTTCCGATCAAGTCACGCACGGCGCTCCGGTTGCTGGTCCAGATTCCCGAGAGGCACCGCAAGGAGGCCTATCAAATTGCGGTGCGGCAAATTTGGAAATGTGAAGAAGTGGGTCGAGTCACATGGCAACTTCAGCCAAAACAGGCGTCGAAAGGAATGAAGTGA
- a CDS encoding HugZ family pyridoxamine 5'-phosphate oxidase, protein MSEINQQEFDELTNRYRKLIASQKTLLLSTASTDGVPNISYAPFVRDDTGLYYIYVSELASHTVDLLNNPKASIMFICPESESHNLFARERAVLNCSVKEIMRDTEAYTQRIQALQEKFGNVVSVLCALPDFHLFALRQESGRYVAGFGQAFAIDVDNDSLKR, encoded by the coding sequence ATGAGTGAAATAAATCAGCAAGAATTCGATGAGCTTACCAATCGTTATCGAAAACTAATCGCGTCTCAAAAAACCTTATTACTTTCTACCGCTTCGACTGATGGTGTCCCAAATATCAGCTATGCCCCTTTTGTGCGCGATGATACTGGGCTCTATTATATCTATGTCAGTGAACTGGCGAGCCATACAGTCGATTTACTGAATAATCCAAAAGCATCAATAATGTTTATTTGTCCGGAATCAGAATCTCATAATCTGTTTGCACGCGAGCGAGCCGTGTTAAATTGCAGTGTAAAAGAAATAATGCGGGATACTGAGGCATATACGCAGCGGATACAAGCATTGCAAGAAAAATTTGGCAATGTTGTCAGCGTATTATGCGCCTTACCAGATTTTCATCTATTTGCATTACGTCAGGAAAGCGGACGATATGTTGCTGGTTTTGGACAGGCTTTTGCAATCGATGTAGACAATGATAGTTTGAAACGTTGA
- a CDS encoding histidine phosphatase family protein: MNCYHSVPIEVQPDLADIRSGFEGKLVFDHFVAIIYDPLRKRVNDSESLLDYKLRVLRFIDWLKGHKDKTLVVVAHEDTMRVFIAYFEGRIEDDQLREMHIGNCKYRQYRLNCT, encoded by the coding sequence ATAAACTGCTACCACTCAGTGCCAATTGAGGTTCAACCTGATCTTGCTGACATCCGCTCTGGCTTTGAGGGCAAACTAGTATTTGACCATTTTGTAGCGATTATTTATGATCCGCTACGAAAGCGCGTAAATGACAGTGAATCGTTGCTTGATTACAAGCTGCGTGTATTACGCTTCATCGACTGGCTAAAAGGACACAAGGATAAAACATTAGTGGTAGTCGCACACGAAGATACCATGCGGGTATTTATTGCCTATTTTGAGGGCCGCATCGAGGATGATCAATTGAGGGAAATGCATATTGGCAATTGCAAATACCGACAGTACAGGTTGAATTGCACTTAA